The following coding sequences lie in one Arachis ipaensis cultivar K30076 chromosome B03, Araip1.1, whole genome shotgun sequence genomic window:
- the LOC107630551 gene encoding uncharacterized protein LOC107630551: MMEDRGESVAEKGELARVRSVAIAAILISLVIVTVGSPCHRGREEMHELKGAGRLPPLFACRHRHCRVFHQRCCMRGGGGAYPRRICTADELWCTANQPGAAVPYRRCHGPRGCSLELPPSLFGSRWSKRLLMELSLEPLPFCFSITF, from the coding sequence ATGATGGAGGACCGAGGAGAGAGTGTCGCGGAGAAGGGGGAGCTCGCACGAGTGAGGAGCGTCGCCATCGCCGCCATCCTCATCTCGCTGGTCATTGTCACCGTCGGGTCACCTTGCCATCGCGGGAGAGAGGAGATGCATGAGCTAAAGGGTGCTGGAAGACTGCCGCCGCTGTTTGCATGTCGCCATCGCCACTGCCGCGTCTTCCATCAGCGCTGTTGCATGCGAGGAGGAGGTGGAGCTTATCCTCGCCGTATCTGCACCGCTGACGAGCTGTGGTGCACCGCAAATCAACCCGGAGCTGCCGTCCCCTACCGCCGCTGTCATGGGCCGCGTGGGTGCTCCCTTGAGCTGCCGCCGTCGTTGTTTGGATCGCGGTGGTCGAAAAGGCTGCTGATGGAGTTGTCACTGGAGCCGCTGCCATTCTGTTTCTCTATTACTTTCTGA